ATTTTTCCCCTGGACTAAAATCTCTATGTTGCTGTGAACAGTTTTCTCCTGCGCTAAAATCTCGATGTTGCTGTTCATCACAGGATTGCCTTCTTTGAtaattatgtttgtttgtattgaTTGTGAAGTGATGTTTTACAATAAGCCATATCTGTTCACCATGGCCCGGTTGTTCAAAAGGAGATTAACTTaattgattagtgaaaatctcatttctcctttcgAAACTCTTGTGTGTTTATAAAATAGGCAGGTAGGAAGACTGAtgaatgttatattttcatacAATTTTGTCAAAACAGTTTTACGAGAAATGGTTTTATCAGGATTTTTAAAACTCCAACAGATAATAAGGCATTGGGTCATAGTTGATGTTTGTCCCCAGAATTCATTTCAGGATAAATACTGTCGTTATAGTGGTTTGTCAGTTCTGAGTCTTCTCTGTTTGTAGGTTAGTTGAGGTAACGGTACGACCCTCCAGAATGACCGTTTGTAAGTCCTGAGTCTGCTCTGTTTGTAGGTTAGTTGAGGTAACGGAACGACCCTCCAGAATGATTGTTTGTCAGTTCTGAGTCTGGTCTGTTTGTAGGTTAGTTGAGGTAACGGGACCACCCTCCAGAATGAACGTTTGTCAGTTCTGAGTCTGGTCTGTTTGTAGGTTAGTTGAGGTAACGTACCACCCTCCAGAATGACCGTTTGTCAGTTCTGAGTCTGCTCTGTTTGTAGGTTAGTTGAGGTAACGGTACGACCCTCCAGAATGACCATTTGTCAGTTCTGAGTCTGCTCTGTTTGTAGGTTAGTTGAGGTAACGGGACCACCCTCCAGAATGACCGTTTGTCAGTTCTGAGTCTGGTCTGTTTGTAGGTTAGTTGAGGTAACGGTACGACCCTCCAGAATGACCATTTGTCAGTTCTGAGTCTGCTCTGTTTGTAGGTTAGTTGAGGTAACGGTACGACCCTCCAGAATGACCGTTTGTCAGTTCTGAGTCTGGTCTGTTTGTAGGTTAGTTGAGGTAACGGTACGACCCTCCAGAATGACCGTTTGTCAGTTCTGAGTCTGGTCTGTTTGTAGGTTAGTTGAGGTAACGGTACGACCCTCCAGAATGACCGTTTGTCAGTTCTGAGTCTGGTCTGTTTGTAGGTTAGTTGAGGTAACGGTACGACCCTCCAGAATGACCGTTTGTCAGTTCTGAGTCTGCTCTGTTTGTAGGTTAGTTGAGGTAACGGTACGACCCTCCAGAATGACCGTTTGTCAGTTCTGAGTCTGCTCTGTTTGTAGGTTAGTTGAGGTAACGGTACGACCCTCCAGAATGACCGTTTGTCAGTTCTGAGTCTGCTCTGTTTGTAGGTTAGTTGAGGAGGTGAAGGAGAAATGTAACGGTACCACCCTCCAGACTGAGGATGTATACATGAATACCACGTTTGAGGATTTCTCGAGCTGTGTCATCCGACGGAGTAGAGGAATTGAGGACAAGGAACCTTTCGTATTTGATGCTGTATGTATTCAATTATtcatttgacaatttaagtatttttttattgaatttgcCAAAATTTATTACTGCAATATGTTTCAAAAGTTAAACCGAAGATTAGTATTTAAGGTTTAATAAAAATTTCCAATTAATAATGACATGTTTAACTCTCTCAGAATGAAATATGTTTTCGATATATCTTTATTCCATTTTGATCTATCTTTATTCCATGTTGATCTATCTTTATTCCATTTTGATCTATCTTTATTCCTTGTTGGTCTATCTTTATTCCATTTTGGTCTATCTTTCGtccattttgattttctttattcCATTTCGATTTATCTTTTTTCCATTTTGATTTATCTTGATTCCATTTTGATTTATCTTTATTCCATTTTGATTTATCTTTATTCCATTTTGATTTATCTTTATTCCATTTTGATTTATCTTTATTCCGTTTTGATTTATCTTTATTCCATTTTGCAGGTTAAGATGAGAGTCAACAACATGGATGTCTCGTTTGCTCACCAGCTTTTTATCGACAATGAATTTATAGACTCTTCTGATGGGAACACTTTCAAGACTGTCAATCCAAACGACGAATCTGTAAGTTTTGAGCATTCAAAATTCACACAAAGGAACggatttgaatgttttaaacattCAACAGTCTTTTAATCAGAGAGATTCATCTGTTCTGACTGATATTACACTCCCAAGAACAAATATGGTTGCttgaatgaaaaattaaacGAAAAGTAAGTGATTCAgtcaaaagaaaagaaacagaTTCAATTAAATCATTCAGGCATTTGACTCATTTTCCATTATTATGCCCTTTGAACGATCTTCAGATCACAAAGTTCAAAAACTATTAACGTTTAATGACAGGTTAATGTAATATAAAGAcatattatttgaaatgttaatgttCTAAGGTAAATACTGACAATTTTGTAGAAGTTTGGATTCATATACTTGTTGCATGTTTGTACAGGTGATATGTGAGATAGCCAAAGGAACCCCAACTGATGTGAACCGTGCAGTGGAGGCAGCTAAGGTAAGTGGTCAAACACTGGACAGTGGTCAAGTCCTTGGTAATGGTCATGTGTCCATGATTTGTACAGATATGTCCTTAAATGCTGCCCCTTGCTGGAAAAGTGTTGAAATTCAGTGTCTGCATTGAGAATTTTggaatttgatataattttaattttcattgataACTCGAAATTTGTATGAACCCTGGAATTAGGCCTggaataaattatatcaatggaATGGTCAATGTCTTTTATCACCCGGTATGTTGACAGGGATAGTCTGTCATGTGTAGGTCTGTAGCTAATATAATGTTGTGATGACTAAAAAAATTTAGAGGGTTGTTATATCCAATTTAATGTTAGCTGTACAGCCATTCATTAAATAACAAAcgtattgtaaaatattttacgttttaaaagttttcattgtatttaaggtttaaatttttgaaattaagtTTGTATAAACTTATGTCAACATGGAATAATTTACACAATGCATAGATATAAAACTTTGTTTTGTTCTCACATGTATCAGCATAAAATGGGATAGCAACATATATTTGATCTGTTTGATAAGTAAAATAGacatattacaaataatttGTCCAAAACTGATAGGTGGTGCAAGAGTGCCACCTTGTGGTGCTTGGTAAAGTAGAGTTATTCCCCCTTAATAAGAATAGAAAAAGACTGATGTTCTGAAACTCATTTTGTTAACAGGCTGCATTCTATGAAGGAGAATGGGGGAGAATGAATGCCAGAGACAGGGGAGCTCTTATGTTCAAGTAAGTATGAAAGCCAGAATTTATGAATGTTAGAAACAGGGGGGCAATTATGTTTAAGTTTGATGAGGGGAGGGGGGCTGAGATAGCCAAGTGAACCCCAACTGATGATGTGAACCGCACAGTGGAGGCAGCTAAGGTAAATCCAAGTGGTCAAACACTGGACATTGGTCAAGTCCTGGGTGGTGGTCGTGAACTACACTCTGGTGGTTTTCCTGGTCATTGATGTATTGAAAAACCATTGTTTTTTTGGTGTGTGGGGGGGCTCTTTTGAATGCAATAGATGGGGATTGGGAAGTTCTTGTGTAAGTACAGAAGCAGTTAAACAGAGAAAAGTTGGAATAACAGGTAAACTGACTTTAAATTAGTGACAAAGCAATAAGATCTGAAAAAGTTTCACTATAATAAGTTTCAGTATAATGTTTTCATAAATTAGCTAAAGGCAGGATaaattttataaagaaaaaaacaagattGTTATGAAATAATACTATATAATACTAAAATATACTATTAGGATGTTGCAATCTATAATCTGGACCAGAATGTAAGGTTCTGACTTATCTCCCCCTTAGACTTGCTGATTTGATGGAACAACACCAGGAGGAGTTGGCGACGATCGAGAGTATTGACTCCGGTGCTGTTTACACATTGGCACTGAAAACCCACGTGGGCATGTCTATTGCTACCTTCAGATACTTCGCTGGCTGGTGTGACAAAATTCAGGTTAGTATCAGTCGACTTTGTGAGATGCACGTTCATGCCACGTAATAGTCAGAGGCATTGACAATGTTAGTCTTTTTCTCTCactctgtctgtccatctgttgCTCATCATCTCCTTAATACGGATCATGATAGTACCAAATGTGGCATTCATTTTGCATAAAAAATTCTTGTTGAAAAACATAGTTGTGGTGAAGTCAATTTGGAAAACTTATTTTTTTCCAAGacttttgatgtttttttaactttaaattttgtattttacatttaaatagcACAAATAGTATACTTAGTGGTGTCGAGTTTGTGTACagaataattaaaaatataatatctgtttaaattatctttttgtttgatattacCATAGGGATTGACGATTCCTATCAATAATGCCCGGCCAAGCAAGAATCTGACCTACACAAAACGAGAACCAATCGGGTAAGTGCTGGAAGATCTAGCCGTATACAGCTTTGTAAAAACaagtattttatttcaaaagtcttttaaaaacaaataaaaaaaacctctcCCTTTTTTCACCATGTTAATAGGTCACTTAAAGTTATTCTACAATAATTTCAAGTGAAAGTCATCATGTACAAAATAtaagatttatttataaatttatattcaATAGATTGAAGAAAATGTCCAAACAAAAAATGGTGCCTTCTCcagtaatgttttgttttgtcctATACAGTGTTTGCGGTATCGTGGTTCCATGGAACTATCCCCTCATGATGTTGGCTTGGAAGATGGCGGCCTGTCTGGCCGCAGGAAACACAGTGGTCCTCAAACCAGCTCAAGTAGGTTCCCCACTACTTGTTATCAGTAACATTTGTATTCCTGTCTCCAGCTGAGATAGGTTCCCAATACTTGTCATCAGTAATATTTGCAGTCCTGTCTCCAGCTGAGTTGGTTCAAACTACTTGTCATCAGTAACATTCCTACTCCTGTCTCCATCTGAGATAGGTTCCCACTACTTGTCAAGGGTAACATTTGTACTCCTGTCTCCACCTGGGATAGGTTCCCACTACTTGTCATCAGTAACATTTGTACTAAAGCTTTGGCAGATTCTCATTTGTAGACAtctgtgtaatatgttttgtaagCACGTTTGATTTTGTAAACACGCTTGATTTATCTGTCAGTACCAGCTCTGTGAATATGTCCATCGACTATACTGTTAGACTTAATATCACTTAGATTTATACTGAAAACCTAGACATCAGTTTCAACTGATAAGAAATTGTTCTACATGTGAAGATCATGTCTTTTTATCACCCAAATTAATCAACAGACTATTTCCTGTAGGTGACGCCTTTGACTGCCCTCAAGTTTGCCGAGCTTGTTGTAGAGGCTGGCTTTCCTCCAGGTGTCATCAACATCCTTCCTGGCCCAGGTATCTGTATTTCATCCCACTGTTGCCTAGATAACTTGAATACAAATCACGGTTAATCAAAGAATGTTAATTTCTCGAATAAGATAAAAGCACACAAAATATTTAATACTTTGTAAATCAAATTATTAGGGAAAATTATGGTCCCTTTCATGATTTCCTAAAAAAACATGGTTTTTGCCTCAGTCTTTTGATTAAAACCTTTAGAACCATTGAAAAAACGACTGTagtagtttatttatttaaaggTATTCTTTGTTGCTGTGTTTGTAACCATAAAGAAGTTGTTTGTAGTAATTCCTCCCAGTTTTAGGGGACAGGCCGGACCTAGGTATGTCCGAGTCTGTTTGGGTAGGGAGGTACAGTAATTAGCTATGGTCTGGATTTTTAAGTCTCTATGTTTGACAAGTACAAGGCACAGAGACCTGGACCACAGCATACATTTCTCATTAGTCAGTATTTCTGGAAATATTAGAATCATTTGTTCAAAATTCTTAGCTTAGTTTGTTCATACTTACTATTTGCTATACATaccagtatacaccaatgtacATAATAACTGTATATAAGGGTTTATATTGTAGTTGTCAAGATACATCACATAGTATCGCATTGTATCACATCGCaaattctgattggttgatattAGTTTGGTCCCATTTTCCTCATTTTTCTTTGGTTAAAACATTGTCAAGTCGAGgtcaatatttacaacatatatatctgtaaccTGATAGTtctattttaaacatattttatgtatgtCATGATAatcattgtgatgtcataatgcCCCAATGTTAATTTCCTCTGACAAGATAAATATAATGCAATTCCACCATTGTGTAAACAatttttatatctaatataaaaatCAAGGACCTTTGATTTGGTCAATGTGATCACTACTGACCTGTTGGAATCTAAAATATTGACCTCAGGCTTCAAATTGTAGATTTTACATTACGCTTTCTTCAGTCATGTATTACTCGCACCAAATatcattgattttgtaaatttgtacatgtatatgatcaTGAAATGTAATGCATTgcatttgtttataaaacaatatatttgagTTCTGTCTACCGATTGTCAGGCTCATCCATTGGTCAGGCCATGTCTGAACACCCAGATATCAGGAAACTAGGCTTCACTGGATCAACCCCCATCGGCAAGACTATCATGACAAGGTATAAACACTTTTTATCTACAAATAAGCCACTACCCAAAAATAAGTCCCcttcatcaattttgaaatagtgTGATAAATGTGGTTCATTAATAAGCCCTTCtcaaactttataaaaaaaaaatcacttcaGTTTTCAGACCTGCCCTTTAAAGGTGCTGCCTTGCcaattttaattgtaaaaatgcaaaaataaaaaagattggGAATGCATCGGCCACCCGCAAAATTTGGCCCTCATGTTTATTTTACCAGTTGGTCACCCAAATCACTAAAACGTTTGAATGTATGACTTATAAAGGCAAACATTCAAATGATCATGATTTATTTACCTCATGTTAATGGCAAAAAATTGAACAATGAACAGATATATTTGGACAGAAAACGCcaaaacaaaagtaaaacaCTTTAACTTTAATTTAACAAGTTGTgcttaataaacatattttcattacaaaatacTAAAAACTTTAGTGGAAAAAAAGattattattgataatgataaaaatgattCTCATGCATCTTATTTTTATATGCCTATCAAATTTGGTTGGCACAAATTTTTGTTTGTCTGGTGatctcctacattttttttaccaatctTTTGAAACTTTATACATTATGATcatggcatgaagttgtgtttccctgaaaacaattgtgatttgacgatttttgcaaaagttattgccctttgttcaTTACAGTATTGgcttgtgtatgtattattatcGTAACAAGTAAAATAAgtattattcatttaaatgtttcaaatatCTTGCCTATAGATTTATTTGATTGTAAAATGTAAGGTCCTATGTTTACAGATACACTAAAATTAACTTTATTTTGTAGCTGTGGTAAATCCAACCTGAAGAAGGTGTCACTGGAATTAGGGGGCAAATCTCCTCTCATCATCTTTAAGGACTGTGATCTGGATAAGGCCGTGAGAATGGTAGGTCAATAGAGAGGGAATGATGGCTCAGTGAATCATATGGTAGGGGCTAGTTATCAGTGTATTGTCTGGTCGTCATTTGTGAGGCACTTGTTTGTCCCGTACTAGTGAAACCGGGGGGGGGGTAATAGAATCTATCacgggtctgttccgtggacagggatatctcaacccgagtgtaagagtttggccagtcagcacgtggcttgccgagtgctggccagcaAAACTCTTAtacgagggttgagatatccttgttcgcggaacagacccatgattcattatttttctcacatacttgcaaccaaacgtcggtttttatgaaagtttttcatcgtgccgtcttcaatgctccttggaatgtgcgtcaaaattgatgacgtcatcatttacgacttggttactcaacgttaaatgatgacgttacgttattgtgagcagcgtcatatagcgcgtgccggctgtctttacccaccccgtgtaagatcgatttatcttttccctagcaaccgccggataaccctgtgaagtatgggagaaaGTAGAATCTTTCCCTGCCTTGGGGGTGATACAAAATTCTCCACCCGAGGTGGAATTCACGAACATCCTACCCAAGGCTTGGTGAGGGTTAGACTTTAATGAATATCCTcgagggttgagatttcttCGTCACACTCCCTAGGTAGCGAATGATTATTTTTCCACAACTTAAGATAATTGCATACCCCATCGGTGATCAaggtctgtttgtaaacaaatacacATGGTCGGCACATGAATATCCTCATTTGAAGAAGTATCCATCAACTCCAAAATATGCATACCACTATAATTACACAAAAAAACATAGATCTTAAATTAAGTcacaatatttattcaaacagACACTGAAATAAGGTATCAGTGATTATATTCTGATGTTAACAACAGTACATTTttgtcatttcataaaacttgtGTCTCTTACACATATTCAACATTAAATAACAATGTGGGAACTATAGTGACTTCACTCAAAAAGTAGTTCCGTAAGTACTTCCGGTTCAGAAGGTTAGCTCGTGCgatctgtcataccctaggggaGGGCAGAGAAATCTATGTAGTGAAAACAATCACTGATTCTATTTTTGCTTCATTTGTAATATTGCTGATTTTAATGTAGTGAATAGAAAGCACTGTTCCGATTGGTCGATTCTAAAAGTAATAAGTTAACTCATTTGCTTCAGGGATGTGGAGCCGTGTTCTTCAACAAGGGAGAGAACTGTATAGCTGCTGGTCGGCTGTTTGTGGAGGAGTCCATCCACGATGAGTTCGTACAAAGAGTGGTATGTAACATCTAGGTCACCGTAAAGCTTATGTATTACTGtcaatcacttatatttcgcgagtacttaattttGCGAACACACCTCATTCGACTTATAcacgaatacataatttcgcgaattctgacctcaaaatgactttaaattcgcgaataACGTTAACAGGCGATATTTCCATGTTGGTAGACATTTTGTTTATGAGAGTCATGTGAcggtacaagaaaagtcatgtgatatCGATGTCTGTCTATGCTGAATTGTATGTACCGTacgtatacctgtatatgtctCTAGGCTATATACAATTGTCATGCCAAAGATCTccaattaaaagaaaatagttACCAAAGATAATTTGCTGGTCCCAATTACGGAAACAGTGAACAAACATATAGAATCAAGCGATGTGAAGTACGACATACAGGTAAGCTTACATAAACAACAGCGCAGGTAAAAAAAACGTCTTCCGGGTGACCATCCAGGATCCTCGGGACCGGACCTACTGCGCTTGAATTAACTAAATTGTCGTCTAGACGGTATTTTAGTCCGAGTTCAACTACAatattagctatatatatagtgttcagcgggttttttgtgtgtgaaattttggtgttttgtgatataaaataacactctgatataagtaatCTATCATTCTATTTTTACTTTAATggcgatgtctgttcaccaaTTAATGATTACgatagattcaaaatggacgccgcttattcttgtcattcttatataaatattctcGAAGGGATTTGAATttgcgtttgactctcctcgcgaatttACGCGAAAATgaatcccacgcgaaatataagtgatttacagtattgcTGTTTAGTtgaaattttatcaataatatctTGAAGAGACAGATTTCAGAAAGTGAATGTTATTACTTTTATTTGAAACACCTGTTTGTTTCTGCTTATCACATAAACATAAACAATCTTTTAGGAGTGTTGATGATAAAATCAATTTTTCTGAAGTACATTTACAGCTTGAGTACCAAGCTTATGagatgttaatgataaaatcaatgtttctgAGGTACGATATCTAGCATTATGGGGATGTTGGTCATAAATAGTTATTACAGATCTAATGTAAATGTGGATGTAATTTTTGAGCATGCTGGCctattttgtcttttttcaaagattaaataaaatgataatcataatttcaattgaaaataaatcttttttaCTCTTTCTGGATTGTAAACCTTTTATATTGATCTCCAGCTTGATGAGATTAAGAAAATGAAGATCGGTAATCCTCTTGACCGATCAGTTGACCATGGGCCTCAGAATCACCGCGCCCATTTGGAGAAGCTGCTGGAATACTGTGACACTGGTGTGAAGGAGGGTGCCACATTGGTGACAGGAGGCAAACAATGCGATATGCCAGGTAAAATCGAATTGAGTGAACATTGCCAGGTCATTTCTCAGTTGAAGGGGATAGACTATTATAACATCGTCTAATAAATCTGGTACAAATATGATCTCATAGATAATGCcatttttctgaaaatgttttacaatatcCTGGCGCCGATTATGGCTTTTTACAAACCTTGTTCTTTGTAAAATGTGCCTATTATATCTTAAGAGATCATTTCAGGGAACAACTGTGTCAAGATAGAGCCAGCATAAAGGCATGTTTCAAATCATGTCAAATATTATCTCCATTTTCTTGTTAAAGAAACTTGATTCAAGGTCTTTTTGGTAAATTGTATTgtaaagtttgaaaataaagatttataaaaatcattgattTAAAAGAAACATGATTTGAGATCTTTTTTGGTGTAAAATTGTATGGTAAagttaaaagaaataaagatttttaaaaattaatgatttataattaatatattaagattttataaattattaatttaaaTGGCTACTCTGTTAGTAAACATCCTATCACCATACTCCAGTAATTTTGGAAGGAACTGGATTAATTACAGCCCATGTACTTTATCCTCTTCTGCAGGACTGTTTATGGAGCCTACAGTTTTCACTGACGTCGAGGACCACATGTTCATCGCAGAGGAGGAGTCCTTTGGGCCCGTCATGATAATCTCTAAATTCCAGGACGGGTAAGTCAAAATTTAACCTAGGTTTTGCCCGGGAGTGAAAACATATGTGAAATAGCTAAATATAGCCTATTGTTGGTTATCAGTATAGTGACATTTAGGGTCTGTCAACACAATGATGTTTGCTATCTTCTCTCTATAGTGACAATAAGGGTCTGTCAACACAATGATGTTTGCTATCTTCTCTCTATAGTGACAATAAGGGTCTGTCAACACAATGATGTTTGCTATCTTCTCTCTATAGTGACAATTAGGGTCTGTCAACACAATGATGTTTGCTATCTTTTCTCTATAGTGACAATTAGGGTCTGTCGACACACTGATGTTTGCTATCTTCTCTCTATAGTGACAATTAAGGTCGGTCAACACACTGATGTTCTCTATCTTCTCTCTATAGTGGCAATAAGGGTCTGTCGACACAATGATGTTTGCTATCTTCTCTCTATAGTGACAATTAAGGTCTGTCAACACACTGATGTTCGCTATCTTCTCTCGATAGTGACAATAAGGGTCTGTCGACACAATGATGTTTGCTATCTTCTCTCTATAGTGACAATTAAGGTCTGTCAACACACTGATGTTCGCTATCTTCTCTCTATAGTGACAATAAGGGTCTGTCGACACAATGATGTTTGCTATCTTCTCTCTATAGTGACAATTAGGGTCTGTCGACACAATGATGTTTGCTATCTTCTCTCTATAGTGACAATTAGGGTCTGTCAACACAATGATGTTTGCTATATTCTCTCTATAGTGACAATAAGGGTCTGTCAACACAATGATGTTTGCTATCTTCTCCCTATAGTGACAATTAGGGTCTGTCGACACAATGATGTTTGCTATATTCTCTCTATAGTGACAATAAGGGTCTGTCAACACAATGATGTTTGCTATCTTCTCTCTATAGTGACAAAAAGGGTCTGTCAACACAATGATGTTTGCTATATTCTCTCTATAGTGACAATAAGGGTCTGTCAACATAATGATGTTAGAAATATTTTCTCTATAGTGACAATTAGGGTGTGTCAACATAATGATGTTGCAAAGTTCTCTATAGTGACTTTTAGGGTGTGTCAATATAATGATGTTGGAAATCTTTTCTCTATAGTGACAATTAGGATCTGTCGACACAATGATGTTTGCTATCTTCTCTATATAGTGACAATTAGGGTGTGTCAACACAATGATGTTTGCTATCTTCTCTGTATAGTGACAATAAGGGTCTGTCAACATAATGATGTTAGAAATATTTTCTCTATAGTGACAATTAGGGTTTGTCAACATAATGATGTTTGCTATCTTCTCTCTATAGTGACAATTAAGGTCTGTCAACACACTGATGTTCGCTATCTTCTCTCTATAGTGACAATAAGGGTCTGTCGACACAATGATGTTTGCTATCTTCTCTCTATAGTGACAATTAGGGTCTGTCAACACAATGATGTTTGCTATATTCTCTCTATAGTGACAATTAAGGTCTGTCAACACAATGATGTTTGCTATATTCTCTCTATAGTGACAATAAGGGTCTGTCAACATAATGATGTTAGAAATATTTTCTCTATAGTGACAATTAGGGTGTGTCAACATAATGATGTTGCAAAGTTCTCTATAGTGACTTTTAGGGTGTGTCAATATAATGATGTTGGAAATCTTTTCTCTATAGTGACAATTAGGATCTGTCGACACAATAATGTTTGCTATCTTCCCTCTATAGTGACAATTAGGGTCTGTCAACACAATGCTGTTTGCTATATTCTCTCTATAGTGACAATTAAGGTCTGTCAACACAATGATGTTTGCTATCTTCTCTGTATAGTGACAATAAGGGTCTGTCAACATAATGATGTTAGAAATATTTTCTCTATAGTGACAATTAGGGTTTGTCAACATAATGATGTTGCAAAGTTCTCTATAGTGACTTTTAGGGTGTGTCAATATAATGATGTTGGAAATCTCTCTATAGTGGCATTTAGGGAATGTTGACATAATGACATTTGAAATCTCTTTTCTTTAGTGACATTTAGGGTGTGTCGTTATAATGATGTTGGTGATCTTTTACTGTGTCCATATACCTATAGTGATGTTTGCGATATGTTCTCTCTATAGTGACATTGACGGTGTGATTCGTCGTGCCAATGACACAGAGTTTGGACTTGCATCTGGCGTCTTCACCAAGGATATCAACAAGGCCATGCATGTGGCAGACAGCATCCAGGCCGGCACTGTGTTTGTTAACACCTACAACAAGACCGATGTCGCTGCACCATTCGGAGGATTCAAACAATCTGGATTTGGAAAAGATCTGGGTAAGTTTGAGGATTTTCA
Above is a window of Pecten maximus chromosome 7, xPecMax1.1, whole genome shotgun sequence DNA encoding:
- the LOC117330840 gene encoding LOW QUALITY PROTEIN: cytosolic 10-formyltetrahydrofolate dehydrogenase-like (The sequence of the model RefSeq protein was modified relative to this genomic sequence to represent the inferred CDS: deleted 1 base in 1 codon), with product MFASRQFVRYFSTSKAWYEKMRIAVIGQSLFGADVYRLLQKDGHNIVGVFTVPDVNGKPDPLAAAAADDGIPVFKYKRWQVKKQAIPEILDEYKSVGAELNVLPFCSQFIPMDVINFPKKQSIIYHPSLLPRHRGASAINWTLMQGDPSAGFSVFWADDGLDTGPILLQRKTYVDPNDTVDSIYNRFLFPEGVKAMGDAVRMITHGTAPSIVQSEEGATYDAMLNKKALVEINMDQSASAIHNFIRGCDKVPGAWTTINDQKVTLFGSRLWNRMEPLGTKVDVKGAAQQGVVHKYGLALYGNDGKMVNVTQIQYENGKMIQACKFGKEDLSQAKLELSAEEEKMISSLKSVWNGILNVDIDESTDFFKSGAGSMDVVRLVEEVKEKCNGTTLQTEDVYMNTTFEDFSSCVIRRSRGIEDKEPFVFDAVKMRVNNMDVSFAHQLFIDNEFIDSSDGNTFKTVNPNDESVICEIAKGTPTDVNRAVEAAKAAFYEGEWGRMNARDRGALMFKLADLMEQHQEELATIESIDSGAVYTLALKTHVGMSIATFRYFAGWCDKIQGLTIPINNARPSKNLTYTKREPIGVCGIVVPWNYPLMMLAWKMAACLAAGNTVVLKPAQVTPLTALKFAELVVEAGFPPGVINILPGPGSSIGQAMSEHPDIRKLGFTGSTPIGKTIMTSCGKSNLKKVSLELGGKSPLIIFKDCDLDKAVRMGCGAVFFNKGENCIAAGRLFVEESIHDEFVQRVLDEIKKMKIGNPLDRSVDHGPQNHRAHLEKLLEYCDTGVKEGATLVTGGKQCDMPGLFMEPTVFTDVEDHMFIAEEESFGPVMIISKFQDGDIDGVIRRANDTEFGLASGVFTKDINKAMHVADSIQAGTVFVNTYNKTDVAAPFGGFKQSGFGKDLGQEALTEYLKTKAVTVEYGQ